The window TCCATCCGCATTCTCCGGTGAGCTATTTAAAGAACGGCTGTTGGAGGCCGGACGAACGCTTGTGATGCGCGCTTCTAGCGTACGGACGCACTCGCAGCATTGCATCAATTTGCATTTATGAGTTTGATGCATCACATCCATCACTGGCCGTGCCGACCAACCGAGGGGTTGGGCTCCGTTTGGCTCGGTGTACGCCCGCTGTATTTGGTGTACGCCCGCTGTATTTGGTGTACGCCCGCTGTATTTGGTGTACGCCCGCTGTATTTGGTGTACGCCCGCTGTATCTGGTGTACGCCCGCTGTTTCTGGTGTACGCCCGCTGTACCGTAAGCAGTGGCCAGGGGAGGTTCAGAGACCGCTGAAGGGCCCCCGTTCGCTGTCTGTCGTCGCCCAAAAAGTCTCTGCTCTGTCagaggtacttactaggtactctcGAGTACCATCCGTCCCCACTCCCCGTCCTAGCTCGACGTGTTCCCCTTGGGGTGATGCAAGTATTGTTAGTAGTTGTGCACAGTGCTCCGAACGCTGGAGCACCGAGAAGCGTAGGacctacagtgctccgtTCCTAGCAAGTACCTAACTAATTTACTTTGGttcctagtagtaattaccGTTCGTCGTACAGTGCCAattgcggagtacttgctacAGGTACGGGgaactgtacatgcatgtacatgtatgtacatgaaaagtacagtacagttagAGTGTAAATGTACCATCggtgtactcggtacatgtactccttacgcccaagtactgtagaccTGACTGCTAACCTACCCACCTTCGGAGAACTCCTCGCATCCTCATggattacttacttactgtagttacCCCTCCAACTCCATCAACCTCCACCACCTTACATTATTATCCATCCTCCTCCGAAAccatcaccgccgccttCACTCTCCTACGCTCCACGCTCCAACGCCTACCATTCATTACCACCCATCGCCTATCATCACCTATCATCACCTATCATCACCTGCCATCACCCTACCATCACCTACCGTCGCCAATCACCactcaccaccaccgcccaCCGCCCACCATCGCCACCGCGGCAATCGACCAGCAcgaccatcgtcgtcgccgccgcctccaccGCCACCCTTCCCCCAGCATTTCTTCCCACAAGTCTGTCCCTGGTCCATGGAATCCGAAAAGACCGAGCGACGCATCGGCCATTGAGAGCGGCACTCCGATACCCGCTCCACGCGACATGGCTCCCCGAGGAAtcttcgaggacgaggagctcacCATCTCCCTGTCCTCGTCCCACGTCCGACGCCTGCAGCAACACCCGCCTCCCCATCAGCATggccgcgccgacgccgacgccgacgtcgaccccgtcgccgccgtgatATCGCCTCCTTCGCGCTCCTCGAGAGCCATGGACCATCCCCATCGGAGCAGGACCAAGGCCGAGCAGCGCATCGGCGCCTACAAGGTCGTCAGgaccctcggcgagggctCCTTCGGCAAGGTCAAGCTCGCCATCCACCACGGCACCGGCCAGCAGGTTGCCCTCAAGATCATCGCCCGCAAGAAGCTCATCAGCCGCGACAtggccggccgcgtcgagcgAGAGATTGAGTATCTCCAGCTTCTTCGCCACCCTCACATCATCAAGCTGTAAGGATCCCCCCGCCCCCTCGAGACGCGACCGGCTCATCCCGTCGGACACGCCTCGCGGCTGACGTCGCCTCGGCAGCTACACCGTCATCAAGACGAGCAACGAGATCATCATGGTCCTCGAgtacgccggcggcgagctcttCGACCACATCGTCCAGCACGGTCGCATGAGCGAGTCCGAGGCCCGTCGCTTCTTCCAGCAGATGCTCTGCGCCGTCGAATACTGCCACCGCCACAAGATTGTCCACCGCGACCTGAAGCCCGAGaacctgctcctcgacgaacACCTCAACGTCAAGATTGCCGACTTTGGTCTCAGCAACATCATGACGGACGGAAACTTCCTCAAGACGAGCTGCGGCAGCCCCAACTACGCCGCGCCCGAGGTCATCGGCGGCAAGCTCTACGCCGGTCCCGAGGTCGACGTCTGGAGCTGCGGCGTCATCCTGtacgtcctcctcgtcggccggctccccttcgacgacgagcacatCCCAAGCCTGTTCGCCAAGATCGCGAGGGGCACCTACAGCATCCCTCCCTGGATGCCCAGCGGCGCCGCCAACCTGATCAAGAGgatgctcgtcgtcaacCCGGTCCAGCGCGTCACCATCGAGGAGATCCGCCAAGATCCCTGGTTCATAACCGACCTGCCGCCCTACCTGCAACCGCCGGTCGAGGAGTTCCTCAACACCGGTGTCGACCCTAACAAGGCCATCGAGAAAGCCGACATCGCGCCCAACGCATCCGTCCAGGTGCAGGAGAAGCTGCACAACGAAGTGACGGACAAGATCAGCAAGACCATGGGCTATGGAAAGACCGATGTCGAAGAGGCACTGCAGTCGGAGGAACCGTCGGCGATCAAGGACGCGTACATGATTGTTCGAGAAAACAAGCTGATGAAAGTGAACAGTGCGTCCTGCCCCTCCTTCGCAACCCGTCACGCGATGCTCACCTTTTCCCAGTCAACCCCGATTCCGGAGCCGAGATGGACGATATCGGGAGCCCTCTGATGAGCATGTCGTCGGCTCGCTCGACCACGTcccaagccggcggcgccctctCCCCTCGGCCCTACGTCAGCAAGGTCGGCATCCTGCCGAGCAGCATCCCCAACTACCACAAGGACTTTATCGAGAGAGGAAAGACGAGCATCGACAGCAGCCAGCCCTCAGCCAATGCGATACACGaagagccgtcgtcggcgaggaccgAGGCCGAAAAGGAGGAGGCGGTGCGCCGCCTGAAACCTCACGCCCGCTCTCAGAtgaagctcgaggagggaTCGAAGCGGCCTCAGGGCATGACGCCGATCAACCTGCCAAAGAAGATCAAGCCCGTGCGCTGGCAGTTTGGCATCCGGTCCCGAAATGCACCCTGGGAGGCCTTGCTCTGCATCCACAAGGCACTTCATAAGCTTGGGGCCACGTACATTCCGGACGAAGACTACGCGCGGTCACGCCGCAAGGATAGCGATGCACCGAGCGGGGACGGGAGCTTCTCGGACGACTACGACGGCGCGCCGCTGGAGCGAGAATCAGACTCAAGCTTGGATCCGGCCAAACGATACAAGCTGCCCGCCGACCCGTGGCACATCAAGGTCCGATGGGAATCGTCGAGTAAGTCAAAGCGGCTCCGACAGAGCACGCCATCATGCCTGCAAGAGCTGACGATGATGCGCTCGACAGACATGAAGCACAAGTCGTTGAACCCTCCGGAAGGCTGCGGTGCCGACCACGTTGGCACGCCCGACAGCTACCACGTGAGCTCGGCCACGGACCTGGCGAAGAAGGCCTTTGCGGCCCTGCACCTGGACATACAGATTTACGAAATGGAGCAGGGCGTGTTCCTGGTGGACTTTAAGTGCTCGGGATACGAGACGCCCGAGGGCATgctgctcgaggagaaggaggtcACGAGCCCGTTCCCCTTCCTCGACATGGCTGCCAGGTTGATTATGCAGCTCGCCGAGTCGGATTGAACGCAGCAGCTGGCATCGTGATGGGTGCATGAAGAAACTGGCAGCGGAGCGTCACCGGTTGTCTGATTGACATGGAGGTGATGTGGGACGCGTCCCAGGGGAAGTGTTGACGATGAAGCGAGCGGACGGGCGGACGGAGGGCGAGTCCTGTTTATTTTCTCTTGGTTTGTTGTGGATAGATTGCTTCCATGGCCACGGGAGTTTTGATCCCCTTTGCGACGAGCGGTATGATTCTGggacgggcggcgaggttggCAGTTCACGTCACAATAGATCGGAAGGGCTATCGGGATCATGGTTTGACCTGGCCTTTGCCGGTGTCGACTCACAAACCAAGGCAAGTTTCGACTTGATGTTGCATTCGACTCAATTCAGCGCATGTacattgcatgtacagataCAAAGAGAAGACCAGCGGCAGCTGGATGGGCTAGATAGGCCAAGGCTCGGCAAGGTACATATTTTGTTTCTTCTTCACTTGAACTGGTCCTCGGTGACGCCCTTGcccatggcggcggtggaACTGACGCCTCCGGTGACCATCTtctgcagctcgtcgacgtagGTGGCGCCGCTCCACTTCTGGTGCTTcaccacgtcgacgccgagctccatCTCGGGCTCCTGAACGAGCTCGCCGTAGGCACGCATGCCTTGCTGGCTG of the Drechmeria coniospora strain ARSEF 6962 chromosome 01, whole genome shotgun sequence genome contains:
- a CDS encoding protein kinase SNF1: MAPRGIFEDEELTISLSSSHVRRLQQHPPPHQHGRADADADVDPVAAVISPPSRSSRAMDHPHRSRTKAEQRIGAYKVVRTLGEGSFGKVKLAIHHGTGQQVALKIIARKKLISRDMAGRVEREIEYLQLLRHPHIIKLYTVIKTSNEIIMVLEYAGGELFDHIVQHGRMSESEARRFFQQMLCAVEYCHRHKIVHRDLKPENLLLDEHLNVKIADFGLSNIMTDGNFLKTSCGSPNYAAPEVIGGKLYAGPEVDVWSCGVILYVLLVGRLPFDDEHIPSLFAKIARGTYSIPPWMPSGAANLIKRMLVVNPVQRVTIEEIRQDPWFITDLPPYLQPPVEEFLNTGVDPNKAIEKADIAPNASVQVQEKLHNEVTDKISKTMGYGKTDVEEALQSEEPSAIKDAYMIVRENKLMKVNINPDSGAEMDDIGSPLMSMSSARSTTSQAGGALSPRPYVSKVGILPSSIPNYHKDFIERGKTSIDSSQPSANAIHEEPSSARTEAEKEEAVRRLKPHARSQMKLEEGSKRPQGMTPINLPKKIKPVRWQFGIRSRNAPWEALLCIHKALHKLGATYIPDEDYARSRRKDSDAPSGDGSFSDDYDGAPLERESDSSLDPAKRYKLPADPWHIKVRWESSNMKHKSLNPPEGCGADHVGTPDSYHIYEMEQGVFLVDFKCSGYETPEGMLLEEKEVTSPFPFLDMAARLIMQLAESD